The following proteins are co-located in the Phocoena phocoena chromosome 1, mPhoPho1.1, whole genome shotgun sequence genome:
- the PCSK9 gene encoding proprotein convertase subtilisin/kexin type 9 isoform X4, with protein MVTGSSRRPWWPPLLLLLLLLLGPAGARAQEDEDGDYEELVLAFRSEEDSSADTAQNVAIATFHRCAKDAWRLPGTYMVVLKEETHRSQTERTARRLQAQAAHRGYLTKILHVFHDLVPGFLVKMSSDLLELALTLPHVQYIEEDSFVFAQSIPWNLERILPARRQADEHHAPTGGGLVEVYLLDTSIQSGHREIEGRVVVTDFENVPEEDGTRFHRQANKCDSHGTHLAGVVSGRDAGVAKGASLRSLRVLNCQGKGTVSSTLTGLEFIRKSQLAQPAGRLVVLLPLAGGYSPALNAACQHLAGTGAVLVAAAGNFRDDACLYSPASAPEVITVGATNAQDQPVTLGVLGTNFGRCVDLFAPGDDIIGASSDCSTCFTSQSGTSQAAAHVAGGQLFCRTVWSAHSGPTRMATAEARCAAPEELLGCSSFSRSGKRRGERIEARGGRRVCLAHNAFGGEGVYAIARCCLLPRANCRVHTAPPAGAGVQTQARCPQRGQVLTGCSSHWEVEDLGTPSRPVLRPRGQPDQCVGHKEASIHASCCHAPGLECKVREHGILGPAEKVTVACEGGWTLTSCGTLPGACPALGAYAVDNTCVVRGWDIGAGGRTGEEATVAIAICCRSRPSGEQASQEAQ; from the exons ATGGTTACGGGCAGCTCCCGGCGGCCGTGGTggccgccgctgctgctgctcctgctgctgctcCTGGGACCCGCGGGCGCCCGCGCGCAGGAGGACGAAGACGGCGACTACGAGGAGCTGGTGCTCGCCTTCCGGTCGGAAGAGGACAGCTCGGCTGACACGGCCCAGAACGTGGCCATCGCCACCTTCCACCGCTGCGCAAAG GACGCCTGGAGGCTGCCAGGAACCTACATGGTGGTGCTGAAGGAAGAGACCCACCGCTCGCAGACAGAGCGCACCGCCCGCCGCCTGCAGGCCCAGGCCGCCCACCGCGGCTACCTCACCAAGATCCTGCACGTCTTCCACGACCTTGTCCCCGGCTTCCTGGTGAAGATGAGCAGTGACCTGCTGGAGCTG GCCCTGACGTTGCCCCACGTCCAGTACATCGAGGAGGACTCCTTCGTCTTTGCCCAGAGTATCCCGTGGAACTTAGAGCGGATTCTCCCTGCGCGGCGCCAGGCCGATGAACACCACGCTCCTA CTGGAGGTGGCCTGGTGGAGGTATATCTCTTAGACACCAGTATCCAAAGTGGCCACCGGGAAATTGAGGGCAGGGTGGTAGTCACTGACTTCGAGAACGTGCCCGAAGAGGATGGGACACGCTTCCACAGACAG GCGAACAAGTGTGACAGCCATGGCACCCACTTGGCAGGGGTGGTCAGTGGCCGGGATGCTGGCGTGGCCAAGGGCGCCAGCCTGCGCAGCCTGCGTGTGCTCAACTGCCAAGGGAAGGGCACGGTGAGCAGCACACTCACAG GCCTGGAGTTTATTCGGAAGAGCCAGCTGGCCCAGCCGGCGGGCCGGTTGGTAGTGCTGCTGCCCCTGGCGGGTGGGTACAGCCCGGCCCTCAACGCCGCCTGCCAGCACCTGGCTGGGACGGGGGCAGTGCTGGTGGCCGCTGCCGGCAACTTCAGGGATGACGCCTGTCTCTATTCCCCGGCCTCAGCTCCCGAG GTCATTACTGTTGGGGCCACCAATGCCCAGGACCAGCCGGTGACCCTGGGGGTCCTGGGGACCAACTTTGGCCGCTGCGTGGACCTCTTTGCCCCAGGGGACGACATCATCGGTGCCTCCAGTGACTGCAGCACCTGCTTCACATCACAGAGTGGGACGTCACAGGCTGCCGCCCATGTGGCTG GTGGGCAGCTGTTCTGCAGGACCGTGTGGTCGGCGCACTCGGGGCCCACGCGGATGGCCACGGCCGAGGCCCGCTGTGCTGCCCCTGAGGAGCTGCTGGGCTGCTCTAGCTTCTCCAGGAGCGGGAAGCGGCGGGGCGAGCGCATTGAG GCCCGAGGGGGCAGGCGCGTCTGCCTGGCCCACAACGCATTTGGGGGTGAGGGTGTCTACGCCATTGCCAGGTGCTGCCTGCTGCCCCGGGCCAACTGCCGTGTCCACACGGCTCCGCCAGCTGGGGCCGGAGTGCAGACCCAGGCCCGCTGCCCCCAGCGGGGCCAAGTCCTCACAG GCTGCAGCTCCCACTGGGAGGTGGAGGACCTTGGCACCCCCAGTCGGCCTGTGCTGAGGCCACGGGGTCAGCCCGACCAGTGTGTCGGCCACAAGGAGGCCAGCATCCACGCTTCCTGCTGTCATGCGCCGGGTCTGGAGTGCAAAGTCAGGGAGCACGGGATCCTGGGCCCTGCAGAGAAG GTCACCGTGGCCTGCGAGGGAGGCTGGACGCTGACCAGCTGCGGGACCCTCCCCGGGGCCTGCCCCGCCCTGGGGGCCTACGCGGTGGACAACACGTGTGTGGTGAGGGGCTGGGACATCGGAGCAGGAGGCAGGACGGGCGAGGAGGCCACCGTAGCCATCGCCATCTGCTGCCGGAGCCGGCCCTCAGGGGAGCAGGCCTCCCAGGAGGCCCAGTGA
- the PCSK9 gene encoding proprotein convertase subtilisin/kexin type 9 isoform X5, producing the protein MVTGSSRRPWWPPLLLLLLLLLGPAGARAQEDEDGDYEELVLAFRSEEDSSADTAQNVAIATFHRCAKALTLPHVQYIEEDSFVFAQSIPWNLERILPARRQADEHHAPTGGGLVEVYLLDTSIQSGHREIEGRVVVTDFENVPEEDGTRFHRQANKCDSHGTHLAGVVSGRDAGVAKGASLRSLRVLNCQGKGTVSSTLTGLEFIRKSQLAQPAGRLVVLLPLAGGYSPALNAACQHLAGTGAVLVAAAGNFRDDACLYSPASAPEVITVGATNAQDQPVTLGVLGTNFGRCVDLFAPGDDIIGASSDCSTCFTSQSGTSQAAAHVAGIVARMLTAEPELTLAELRQRLIRFSAKDVINEASFPEDQRVLTPNLVATLPPSTYGAGGQLFCRTVWSAHSGPTRMATAEARCAAPEELLGCSSFSRSGKRRGERIEARGGRRVCLAHNAFGGEGVYAIARCCLLPRANCRVHTAPPAGAGVQTQARCPQRGQVLTGCSSHWEVEDLGTPSRPVLRPRGQPDQCVGHKEASIHASCCHAPGLECKVREHGILGPAEKVTVACEGGWTLTSCGTLPGACPALGAYAVDNTCVVRGWDIGAGGRTGEEATVAIAICCRSRPSGEQASQEAQ; encoded by the exons ATGGTTACGGGCAGCTCCCGGCGGCCGTGGTggccgccgctgctgctgctcctgctgctgctcCTGGGACCCGCGGGCGCCCGCGCGCAGGAGGACGAAGACGGCGACTACGAGGAGCTGGTGCTCGCCTTCCGGTCGGAAGAGGACAGCTCGGCTGACACGGCCCAGAACGTGGCCATCGCCACCTTCCACCGCTGCGCAAAG GCCCTGACGTTGCCCCACGTCCAGTACATCGAGGAGGACTCCTTCGTCTTTGCCCAGAGTATCCCGTGGAACTTAGAGCGGATTCTCCCTGCGCGGCGCCAGGCCGATGAACACCACGCTCCTA CTGGAGGTGGCCTGGTGGAGGTATATCTCTTAGACACCAGTATCCAAAGTGGCCACCGGGAAATTGAGGGCAGGGTGGTAGTCACTGACTTCGAGAACGTGCCCGAAGAGGATGGGACACGCTTCCACAGACAG GCGAACAAGTGTGACAGCCATGGCACCCACTTGGCAGGGGTGGTCAGTGGCCGGGATGCTGGCGTGGCCAAGGGCGCCAGCCTGCGCAGCCTGCGTGTGCTCAACTGCCAAGGGAAGGGCACGGTGAGCAGCACACTCACAG GCCTGGAGTTTATTCGGAAGAGCCAGCTGGCCCAGCCGGCGGGCCGGTTGGTAGTGCTGCTGCCCCTGGCGGGTGGGTACAGCCCGGCCCTCAACGCCGCCTGCCAGCACCTGGCTGGGACGGGGGCAGTGCTGGTGGCCGCTGCCGGCAACTTCAGGGATGACGCCTGTCTCTATTCCCCGGCCTCAGCTCCCGAG GTCATTACTGTTGGGGCCACCAATGCCCAGGACCAGCCGGTGACCCTGGGGGTCCTGGGGACCAACTTTGGCCGCTGCGTGGACCTCTTTGCCCCAGGGGACGACATCATCGGTGCCTCCAGTGACTGCAGCACCTGCTTCACATCACAGAGTGGGACGTCACAGGCTGCCGCCCATGTGGCTG GCATTGTGGCCAGGATGCTGACCGCTGAGCCGGAGCTCACCCTGGCCGAGCTGAGGCAGCGGCTGATCCGCTTCTCTGCCAAAGACGTCATCAATGAGGCCTCGTTCCCCGAGGACCAGCGGGTGCTGACCCCCAACCTGGTGGCTACACTACCCCCCAGCACCTATGGAGCAG GTGGGCAGCTGTTCTGCAGGACCGTGTGGTCGGCGCACTCGGGGCCCACGCGGATGGCCACGGCCGAGGCCCGCTGTGCTGCCCCTGAGGAGCTGCTGGGCTGCTCTAGCTTCTCCAGGAGCGGGAAGCGGCGGGGCGAGCGCATTGAG GCCCGAGGGGGCAGGCGCGTCTGCCTGGCCCACAACGCATTTGGGGGTGAGGGTGTCTACGCCATTGCCAGGTGCTGCCTGCTGCCCCGGGCCAACTGCCGTGTCCACACGGCTCCGCCAGCTGGGGCCGGAGTGCAGACCCAGGCCCGCTGCCCCCAGCGGGGCCAAGTCCTCACAG GCTGCAGCTCCCACTGGGAGGTGGAGGACCTTGGCACCCCCAGTCGGCCTGTGCTGAGGCCACGGGGTCAGCCCGACCAGTGTGTCGGCCACAAGGAGGCCAGCATCCACGCTTCCTGCTGTCATGCGCCGGGTCTGGAGTGCAAAGTCAGGGAGCACGGGATCCTGGGCCCTGCAGAGAAG GTCACCGTGGCCTGCGAGGGAGGCTGGACGCTGACCAGCTGCGGGACCCTCCCCGGGGCCTGCCCCGCCCTGGGGGCCTACGCGGTGGACAACACGTGTGTGGTGAGGGGCTGGGACATCGGAGCAGGAGGCAGGACGGGCGAGGAGGCCACCGTAGCCATCGCCATCTGCTGCCGGAGCCGGCCCTCAGGGGAGCAGGCCTCCCAGGAGGCCCAGTGA
- the PCSK9 gene encoding proprotein convertase subtilisin/kexin type 9 isoform X2 codes for MVTGSSRRPWWPPLLLLLLLLLGPAGARAQEDEDGDYEELVLAFRSEEDSSADTAQNVAIATFHRCAKDAWRLPGTYMVVLKEETHRSQTERTARRLQAQAAHRGYLTKILHVFHDLVPGFLVKMSSDLLELALTLPHVQYIEEDSFVFAQSIPWNLERILPARRQADEHHAPTGGGLVEVYLLDTSIQSGHREIEGRVVVTDFENVPEEDGTRFHRQANKCDSHGTHLAGVVSGRDAGVAKGASLRSLRVLNCQGKGTVSSTLTGLEFIRKSQLAQPAGRLVVLLPLAGGYSPALNAACQHLAGTGAVLVAAAGNFRDDACLYSPASAPEVITVGATNAQDQPVTLGVLGTNFGRCVDLFAPGDDIIGASSDCSTCFTSQSGTSQAAAHVAGIVARMLTAEPELTLAELRQRLIRFSAKDVINEASFPEDQRVLTPNLVATLPPSTYGAGGQLFCRTVWSAHSGPTRMATAEARCAAPEELLGCSSFSRSGKRRGERIEARGGRRVCLAHNAFGGEGVYAIARCCLLPRANCRVHTAPPAGAGVQTQARCPQRGQVLTGCSSHWEVEDLGTPSRPVLRPRGQPDQCVGHKEASIHASCCHAPGLECKVREHGILGPAEKVTVACEGGWTLTSCGTLPGACPALGAYAVDNTCVVRGWDIGAGGRTGEEATVAIAICCRSRPSGEQASQEAQ; via the exons ATGGTTACGGGCAGCTCCCGGCGGCCGTGGTggccgccgctgctgctgctcctgctgctgctcCTGGGACCCGCGGGCGCCCGCGCGCAGGAGGACGAAGACGGCGACTACGAGGAGCTGGTGCTCGCCTTCCGGTCGGAAGAGGACAGCTCGGCTGACACGGCCCAGAACGTGGCCATCGCCACCTTCCACCGCTGCGCAAAG GACGCCTGGAGGCTGCCAGGAACCTACATGGTGGTGCTGAAGGAAGAGACCCACCGCTCGCAGACAGAGCGCACCGCCCGCCGCCTGCAGGCCCAGGCCGCCCACCGCGGCTACCTCACCAAGATCCTGCACGTCTTCCACGACCTTGTCCCCGGCTTCCTGGTGAAGATGAGCAGTGACCTGCTGGAGCTG GCCCTGACGTTGCCCCACGTCCAGTACATCGAGGAGGACTCCTTCGTCTTTGCCCAGAGTATCCCGTGGAACTTAGAGCGGATTCTCCCTGCGCGGCGCCAGGCCGATGAACACCACGCTCCTA CTGGAGGTGGCCTGGTGGAGGTATATCTCTTAGACACCAGTATCCAAAGTGGCCACCGGGAAATTGAGGGCAGGGTGGTAGTCACTGACTTCGAGAACGTGCCCGAAGAGGATGGGACACGCTTCCACAGACAG GCGAACAAGTGTGACAGCCATGGCACCCACTTGGCAGGGGTGGTCAGTGGCCGGGATGCTGGCGTGGCCAAGGGCGCCAGCCTGCGCAGCCTGCGTGTGCTCAACTGCCAAGGGAAGGGCACGGTGAGCAGCACACTCACAG GCCTGGAGTTTATTCGGAAGAGCCAGCTGGCCCAGCCGGCGGGCCGGTTGGTAGTGCTGCTGCCCCTGGCGGGTGGGTACAGCCCGGCCCTCAACGCCGCCTGCCAGCACCTGGCTGGGACGGGGGCAGTGCTGGTGGCCGCTGCCGGCAACTTCAGGGATGACGCCTGTCTCTATTCCCCGGCCTCAGCTCCCGAG GTCATTACTGTTGGGGCCACCAATGCCCAGGACCAGCCGGTGACCCTGGGGGTCCTGGGGACCAACTTTGGCCGCTGCGTGGACCTCTTTGCCCCAGGGGACGACATCATCGGTGCCTCCAGTGACTGCAGCACCTGCTTCACATCACAGAGTGGGACGTCACAGGCTGCCGCCCATGTGGCTG GCATTGTGGCCAGGATGCTGACCGCTGAGCCGGAGCTCACCCTGGCCGAGCTGAGGCAGCGGCTGATCCGCTTCTCTGCCAAAGACGTCATCAATGAGGCCTCGTTCCCCGAGGACCAGCGGGTGCTGACCCCCAACCTGGTGGCTACACTACCCCCCAGCACCTATGGAGCAG GTGGGCAGCTGTTCTGCAGGACCGTGTGGTCGGCGCACTCGGGGCCCACGCGGATGGCCACGGCCGAGGCCCGCTGTGCTGCCCCTGAGGAGCTGCTGGGCTGCTCTAGCTTCTCCAGGAGCGGGAAGCGGCGGGGCGAGCGCATTGAG GCCCGAGGGGGCAGGCGCGTCTGCCTGGCCCACAACGCATTTGGGGGTGAGGGTGTCTACGCCATTGCCAGGTGCTGCCTGCTGCCCCGGGCCAACTGCCGTGTCCACACGGCTCCGCCAGCTGGGGCCGGAGTGCAGACCCAGGCCCGCTGCCCCCAGCGGGGCCAAGTCCTCACAG GCTGCAGCTCCCACTGGGAGGTGGAGGACCTTGGCACCCCCAGTCGGCCTGTGCTGAGGCCACGGGGTCAGCCCGACCAGTGTGTCGGCCACAAGGAGGCCAGCATCCACGCTTCCTGCTGTCATGCGCCGGGTCTGGAGTGCAAAGTCAGGGAGCACGGGATCCTGGGCCCTGCAGAGAAG GTCACCGTGGCCTGCGAGGGAGGCTGGACGCTGACCAGCTGCGGGACCCTCCCCGGGGCCTGCCCCGCCCTGGGGGCCTACGCGGTGGACAACACGTGTGTGGTGAGGGGCTGGGACATCGGAGCAGGAGGCAGGACGGGCGAGGAGGCCACCGTAGCCATCGCCATCTGCTGCCGGAGCCGGCCCTCAGGGGAGCAGGCCTCCCAGGAGGCCCAGTGA
- the PCSK9 gene encoding proprotein convertase subtilisin/kexin type 9 isoform X6 has protein sequence MVTGSSRRPWWPPLLLLLLLLLGPAGARAQEDEDGDYEELVLAFRSEEDSSADTAQNVAIATFHRCAKDAWRLPGTYMVVLKEETHRSQTERTARRLQAQAAHRGYLTKILHVFHDLVPGFLVKMSSDLLELALTLPHVQYIEEDSFVFAQSIPWNLERILPARRQADEHHAPTGGGLVEVYLLDTSIQSGHREIEGRVVVTDFENVPEEDGTRFHRQANKCDSHGTHLAGVVSGRDAGVAKGASLRSLRVLNCQGKGTVSSTLTGLEFIRKSQLAQPAGRLVVLLPLAGGYSPALNAACQHLAGTGAVLVAAAGNFRDDACLYSPASAPEVITVGATNAQDQPVTLGVLGTNFGRCVDLFAPGDDIIGASSDCSTCFTSQSGTSQAAAHVAGCSSHWEVEDLGTPSRPVLRPRGQPDQCVGHKEASIHASCCHAPGLECKVREHGILGPAEKVTVACEGGWTLTSCGTLPGACPALGAYAVDNTCVVRGWDIGAGGRTGEEATVAIAICCRSRPSGEQASQEAQ, from the exons ATGGTTACGGGCAGCTCCCGGCGGCCGTGGTggccgccgctgctgctgctcctgctgctgctcCTGGGACCCGCGGGCGCCCGCGCGCAGGAGGACGAAGACGGCGACTACGAGGAGCTGGTGCTCGCCTTCCGGTCGGAAGAGGACAGCTCGGCTGACACGGCCCAGAACGTGGCCATCGCCACCTTCCACCGCTGCGCAAAG GACGCCTGGAGGCTGCCAGGAACCTACATGGTGGTGCTGAAGGAAGAGACCCACCGCTCGCAGACAGAGCGCACCGCCCGCCGCCTGCAGGCCCAGGCCGCCCACCGCGGCTACCTCACCAAGATCCTGCACGTCTTCCACGACCTTGTCCCCGGCTTCCTGGTGAAGATGAGCAGTGACCTGCTGGAGCTG GCCCTGACGTTGCCCCACGTCCAGTACATCGAGGAGGACTCCTTCGTCTTTGCCCAGAGTATCCCGTGGAACTTAGAGCGGATTCTCCCTGCGCGGCGCCAGGCCGATGAACACCACGCTCCTA CTGGAGGTGGCCTGGTGGAGGTATATCTCTTAGACACCAGTATCCAAAGTGGCCACCGGGAAATTGAGGGCAGGGTGGTAGTCACTGACTTCGAGAACGTGCCCGAAGAGGATGGGACACGCTTCCACAGACAG GCGAACAAGTGTGACAGCCATGGCACCCACTTGGCAGGGGTGGTCAGTGGCCGGGATGCTGGCGTGGCCAAGGGCGCCAGCCTGCGCAGCCTGCGTGTGCTCAACTGCCAAGGGAAGGGCACGGTGAGCAGCACACTCACAG GCCTGGAGTTTATTCGGAAGAGCCAGCTGGCCCAGCCGGCGGGCCGGTTGGTAGTGCTGCTGCCCCTGGCGGGTGGGTACAGCCCGGCCCTCAACGCCGCCTGCCAGCACCTGGCTGGGACGGGGGCAGTGCTGGTGGCCGCTGCCGGCAACTTCAGGGATGACGCCTGTCTCTATTCCCCGGCCTCAGCTCCCGAG GTCATTACTGTTGGGGCCACCAATGCCCAGGACCAGCCGGTGACCCTGGGGGTCCTGGGGACCAACTTTGGCCGCTGCGTGGACCTCTTTGCCCCAGGGGACGACATCATCGGTGCCTCCAGTGACTGCAGCACCTGCTTCACATCACAGAGTGGGACGTCACAGGCTGCCGCCCATGTGGCTG GCTGCAGCTCCCACTGGGAGGTGGAGGACCTTGGCACCCCCAGTCGGCCTGTGCTGAGGCCACGGGGTCAGCCCGACCAGTGTGTCGGCCACAAGGAGGCCAGCATCCACGCTTCCTGCTGTCATGCGCCGGGTCTGGAGTGCAAAGTCAGGGAGCACGGGATCCTGGGCCCTGCAGAGAAG GTCACCGTGGCCTGCGAGGGAGGCTGGACGCTGACCAGCTGCGGGACCCTCCCCGGGGCCTGCCCCGCCCTGGGGGCCTACGCGGTGGACAACACGTGTGTGGTGAGGGGCTGGGACATCGGAGCAGGAGGCAGGACGGGCGAGGAGGCCACCGTAGCCATCGCCATCTGCTGCCGGAGCCGGCCCTCAGGGGAGCAGGCCTCCCAGGAGGCCCAGTGA
- the PCSK9 gene encoding proprotein convertase subtilisin/kexin type 9 isoform X3: MVTGSSRRPWWPPLLLLLLLLLGPAGARAQEDEDGDYEELVLAFRSEEDSSADTAQNVAIATFHRCAKDAWRLPGTYMVVLKEETHRSQTERTARRLQAQAAHRGYLTKILHVFHDLVPGFLVKMSSDLLELSIPWNLERILPARRQADEHHAPTGGGLVEVYLLDTSIQSGHREIEGRVVVTDFENVPEEDGTRFHRQANKCDSHGTHLAGVVSGRDAGVAKGASLRSLRVLNCQGKGTVSSTLTGLEFIRKSQLAQPAGRLVVLLPLAGGYSPALNAACQHLAGTGAVLVAAAGNFRDDACLYSPASAPEVITVGATNAQDQPVTLGVLGTNFGRCVDLFAPGDDIIGASSDCSTCFTSQSGTSQAAAHVAGIVARMLTAEPELTLAELRQRLIRFSAKDVINEASFPEDQRVLTPNLVATLPPSTYGAGGQLFCRTVWSAHSGPTRMATAEARCAAPEELLGCSSFSRSGKRRGERIEARGGRRVCLAHNAFGGEGVYAIARCCLLPRANCRVHTAPPAGAGVQTQARCPQRGQVLTGCSSHWEVEDLGTPSRPVLRPRGQPDQCVGHKEASIHASCCHAPGLECKVREHGILGPAEKVTVACEGGWTLTSCGTLPGACPALGAYAVDNTCVVRGWDIGAGGRTGEEATVAIAICCRSRPSGEQASQEAQ; encoded by the exons ATGGTTACGGGCAGCTCCCGGCGGCCGTGGTggccgccgctgctgctgctcctgctgctgctcCTGGGACCCGCGGGCGCCCGCGCGCAGGAGGACGAAGACGGCGACTACGAGGAGCTGGTGCTCGCCTTCCGGTCGGAAGAGGACAGCTCGGCTGACACGGCCCAGAACGTGGCCATCGCCACCTTCCACCGCTGCGCAAAG GACGCCTGGAGGCTGCCAGGAACCTACATGGTGGTGCTGAAGGAAGAGACCCACCGCTCGCAGACAGAGCGCACCGCCCGCCGCCTGCAGGCCCAGGCCGCCCACCGCGGCTACCTCACCAAGATCCTGCACGTCTTCCACGACCTTGTCCCCGGCTTCCTGGTGAAGATGAGCAGTGACCTGCTGGAGCTG AGTATCCCGTGGAACTTAGAGCGGATTCTCCCTGCGCGGCGCCAGGCCGATGAACACCACGCTCCTA CTGGAGGTGGCCTGGTGGAGGTATATCTCTTAGACACCAGTATCCAAAGTGGCCACCGGGAAATTGAGGGCAGGGTGGTAGTCACTGACTTCGAGAACGTGCCCGAAGAGGATGGGACACGCTTCCACAGACAG GCGAACAAGTGTGACAGCCATGGCACCCACTTGGCAGGGGTGGTCAGTGGCCGGGATGCTGGCGTGGCCAAGGGCGCCAGCCTGCGCAGCCTGCGTGTGCTCAACTGCCAAGGGAAGGGCACGGTGAGCAGCACACTCACAG GCCTGGAGTTTATTCGGAAGAGCCAGCTGGCCCAGCCGGCGGGCCGGTTGGTAGTGCTGCTGCCCCTGGCGGGTGGGTACAGCCCGGCCCTCAACGCCGCCTGCCAGCACCTGGCTGGGACGGGGGCAGTGCTGGTGGCCGCTGCCGGCAACTTCAGGGATGACGCCTGTCTCTATTCCCCGGCCTCAGCTCCCGAG GTCATTACTGTTGGGGCCACCAATGCCCAGGACCAGCCGGTGACCCTGGGGGTCCTGGGGACCAACTTTGGCCGCTGCGTGGACCTCTTTGCCCCAGGGGACGACATCATCGGTGCCTCCAGTGACTGCAGCACCTGCTTCACATCACAGAGTGGGACGTCACAGGCTGCCGCCCATGTGGCTG GCATTGTGGCCAGGATGCTGACCGCTGAGCCGGAGCTCACCCTGGCCGAGCTGAGGCAGCGGCTGATCCGCTTCTCTGCCAAAGACGTCATCAATGAGGCCTCGTTCCCCGAGGACCAGCGGGTGCTGACCCCCAACCTGGTGGCTACACTACCCCCCAGCACCTATGGAGCAG GTGGGCAGCTGTTCTGCAGGACCGTGTGGTCGGCGCACTCGGGGCCCACGCGGATGGCCACGGCCGAGGCCCGCTGTGCTGCCCCTGAGGAGCTGCTGGGCTGCTCTAGCTTCTCCAGGAGCGGGAAGCGGCGGGGCGAGCGCATTGAG GCCCGAGGGGGCAGGCGCGTCTGCCTGGCCCACAACGCATTTGGGGGTGAGGGTGTCTACGCCATTGCCAGGTGCTGCCTGCTGCCCCGGGCCAACTGCCGTGTCCACACGGCTCCGCCAGCTGGGGCCGGAGTGCAGACCCAGGCCCGCTGCCCCCAGCGGGGCCAAGTCCTCACAG GCTGCAGCTCCCACTGGGAGGTGGAGGACCTTGGCACCCCCAGTCGGCCTGTGCTGAGGCCACGGGGTCAGCCCGACCAGTGTGTCGGCCACAAGGAGGCCAGCATCCACGCTTCCTGCTGTCATGCGCCGGGTCTGGAGTGCAAAGTCAGGGAGCACGGGATCCTGGGCCCTGCAGAGAAG GTCACCGTGGCCTGCGAGGGAGGCTGGACGCTGACCAGCTGCGGGACCCTCCCCGGGGCCTGCCCCGCCCTGGGGGCCTACGCGGTGGACAACACGTGTGTGGTGAGGGGCTGGGACATCGGAGCAGGAGGCAGGACGGGCGAGGAGGCCACCGTAGCCATCGCCATCTGCTGCCGGAGCCGGCCCTCAGGGGAGCAGGCCTCCCAGGAGGCCCAGTGA